From one Equus asinus isolate D_3611 breed Donkey chromosome 5, EquAss-T2T_v2, whole genome shotgun sequence genomic stretch:
- the DNALI1 gene encoding axonemal dynein light intermediate polypeptide 1: MIPPADSLLKYDTPVLVSRNTEKRSPKARPLKVSPQQPGPSGPVPQPPKTKLAASCVPDPTKQAEEILNAILPPREWVEDTQLWIQQVSSTPSTRMDVVHLQEQLDLKLQQRQARETGICPVRRELYSQCFDELIREVTINCAERGLLLLRVRDEIRMTIAAYQTLYESSVAFGMRKALQAEQGKSDMERKITELETEKRDLERQVNEQKAKCEATEKRETERRQVEEKKHNEEIQFLKRTNQQLKAQLEGIIAPKK, translated from the exons ATGATCCCCCCCGCGGACTCACTGCTCAAGTATGACACGCCGGTGTTGGTGAGCCGGAACACGGAGAAACGGAGTCCCAAA GCTCGGCCACTGAAAGTCAGCCCCCAGCAGCCTGGACCCTCAGGTCCAGTCCCACAGCCACCAAAGACCAAGCTCGCAGCTTCCTGTGTCCCGGATCCTACAAAGCAGGCAGAAGAAATCTTGAATGCCATCCTGCCCCCAAG GGAGTGGGTGGAAGATACGCAGCTATGGATCCAGCAGGTGTCCAGCACCCCCAGCACCCGGATGGATGTGGTGCATCTCCAGGAACAGCTGGACCTGAAGCTGCAGCAGCGGCAGGCCCGGGAGACTGGCATCTGCCCTGTCCGCCGGGAGCTCTACTCACAGTGTTTCG ATGAGCTGATCCGGGAGGTCACCATCAACTGCGCGGAGagagggctgctgctgctgcgggtCCGGGACGAGATCCGCATGACCATCGCTGCCTACCAGACCTTGTATGAGAGCAGCGTGGCGTTTGGCATGAGGAAGGCGCTGCAGGCCGAACAGGGGAAGTCAGACATGGAGAGGAAA ATTACAGAATTGGAAACGGAGAAGAGAGATTTGGAGAGGCAAGTGAACGAGCAGAAGGCAAAATGtgaggccaccgagaagcgggaGACTGAGAGGAGGCAGGTGGAGGAGAAGAAGCACAACGAGGAGATTCAGTTCCTAAAGCGGACGAATCAGCAGCTAAAG gccCAACTGGAAGGCATTATTGCACCAAAGAAGTGA